aaatgcattctcttgagtgatgaatcacgcttcaccatctggacaaatctgggtttggcagatgccaggaaaacactacctgccccaatacatagtgccaaatgtaaagtttggtggaggaggaataatgttctggggttctttttcatggttcaggctagggcccttagttccagcgaagggaaatcttaacgctacaacatacaatgacattctagaaaattctgtgcttccaactttgtggcaacagttttggaaTGAGATCTTCGACAAGCagctgtccaaatacttttggccatgtagtgtatcttaAATATGACCTTTGATCCCTATATTTACCTGTTATAATACATTTTTCACTATCCTTTGTAATATCATAATCGTTCACAATCATTCAAATATTTGATTTCATGATATGCATCATTGAATGTAtgtagctcaaatcaaatcaaatgtattgataaaacccttcttacatcagctgatatctcaaagtgctgtacagaaacccagcgtaaaaccccaaacagcaagcaatgcaggtgtagaagcacagggtggctcggaaaaactccctagaaaggccagaacctaggaagaaacctagagaggaaccaggctatgaggggtggtcagtcctcttctggctgtaccgggtggagattataacagaacatggccaagatgtttaaatgttcatagatgaccagcagggtcaaataataataatcacagtggttgtcgagggtgcaacaggtcagcacctcaggagtaaatgtcagttggcttttcatagccgatcattcattgtatctctaccgctcctgctgtctctagagagttgaaaacagcaggtctgggacaggtagcatgtccggtgaacaggtcaggattccatagccgcaggcagaacagttgaaactggagcagcagcacggccaggtggactggggacagcaaggagtcatcaggacaggtagtcctgaggcatagtcctagggctcaggtcctccgagaaaaagaaagaaagaaagagagaaagaaagagaaagagaaagagagagagagaattagagagaacatacttaaattcacacaagacacctgATAAGACAGGAggaatactccagatataacagactggccctagccccccgacacataaactactgcagcataaatactggaggctgagacaggaggggtcgggagacactgtggccccatcaaaCGACactcccggacagggccaaacaggcaggatataagcccacccactttgcaaaaacacagcccccacaccactagagggatatcttcaaccaccaatttaccatcctgagacaaggccgagtatagcccacaaaggtctctgccatggcacaacccaagggggggtgccaacccagacaggaagatcacatcagtgactcaacccactcaagtgacgcacccctcctagggacggcatggaagagcaccagtaagtaagccagtgactcagcccctgtaatagggttagaggcagagaatcccagtggagagaggggaaccggccaggcagagacagctaGGGCCTATCTCTTGTTTGGAGGGTCCAAAGGTACCCCCAGTGTAAATAGACCCACTGATGCACAACAGGAGAAAGTAGCTAGGCTACAAAGTATTTAAACAACTTTATAGAATTGCTTGCTTGTTTCAATGCCTGTTCTAGTCCATGGGCCAGCGGGAAAAAAATCCACTTTTGGGTGGCAAAGGTTTGATGGTATTAAATTTTTCCCCACAAGCCCCTGATCAAATTGAAATATGACAGCCTATCTCCTAAACAGTAGATTACTATGTTTTTCACACCTTTATATATGTTGTTGTATGGGAGTCTAAGCTATACAATGTTCACAGGCTGAAAGGAATGTTGAGACAAGTTGGAATGTTCACATGCAACAATGGAACATTCTATTGTGTGGATCTCATCTTAAAAACCATAGGATTTGGTTCATGTTTGCCATCTGATCTAATGATTTACCTAGACTGAGTCATGATTGAAAGTACAATGTTACAAATAGCCGAACTACATATTTGTTTTAGGGAAATCGGTCATACTGGGAAGTAATACCAGTCCAAGAGATCCATATCTGGTAGTATATTGGTTTTATCATTGCCATCTGTAATAGTCTGTTGTATAGCAATACTCAGCATGCTAAGATGAAAGGTGTGATCTGCTATTTGTTGAGTTGTCCCAGCAAGTTAACATGAATATTTAGGTAAACACAAATTATCTAAAAAAATTAACATCTCTTCTGTCCCTGACCATCATGATCTTAAAATAATGCTCTCTAACCTTAAAAGTTATTTAATGAAATATGTTGCCTTATCATTTTGTAGCCATTAGTTAGGTTGCTAGTTGACAAATGTAATAGAAACAATTAATTTAGTGATTAGAAAAAAATCCGGCCTTTTAGCACTAACCAATACATATTTCAGTAGGCtgtatactataatatactatttttccattcattgtgtaactagACACTATCTATAAAGGCTGTGAACCTAAGACTTTAGTACTTCGCCAGCTATGTAAGTTGACTCCCCTCATCAGCAGGCGGTTTGTTACAATGTTATGTTGGAATGTCAGGATTCAATACTTAGATTTTACATTTAACAATATGGCATAATATTGTATATCATTATAATCACCACAAACCAGTGAAAGAACCCTTTAGGAATATTATAATTTAttgtttgaaaataaaatacagaaattaaGGCTCCAAATGCTAACCAAAGTCAGTTATATGAATAgagtttttttgtaaatttttAGAAACATTTTGCTAATATTTTACAAAGATGATTCATTTTGCAAACCTGCCTAATTTGGTTGTGTTATCTACATATctatcatatttttttttattaggaTTAGGCATATTACACCTATTATTGTTGTGGCAATGACAGACCAATTGTCACGGCTTCCACCgaagttgttccctctccttgttccgGCAGCTTCCGACGTCAccgccaccgatccatgtttcctttttccttttgttttgtctgtttacacacctggttcacaTCTCATAattatgttcattatttaaccctctggtttccctttctgttttgtcCTTGTTTGGAACAGGATTTTGTTAAGTTTTGGATTGAGTAAATCAGTGATTGTTACTCTTATCTGTGAATCTAACAATCACTGATTTACTCAATCCAAAACGTAACAAAATCCTGTTCCAAAACAGgactcaaaatacaacacaccgGAATACACGAaagacaatcacgcacaaaacagaaagccggtgacgtcggaAGCTGCcggaacaaggagagggaacaacttcggtggaagtcgtgacaccaatCCAATTAAAGCTAACTGGAGCTGGTTGGCGGCCATTTGGGAAAATGTGTACCCTATGGTAAATTACTAATAGCTAGGCATCATTGTTTAGAATTTGACTTGCTGTATGTAAAGTTTGCTGGTACACCTGTAAAGGATGTCATGCTGCTTGCCTAGTGAGTACCACTTTCTCCCGATTCTGCCCACACCTGGCACAAACTTGGGACCACCCTCATTAAGCGTCTTACCAGTCAGCGCCACGTGAAAAGCCAGCTATTCGTTGGTGCTtgtggggacacttcaggctgaggagtaagtttcacacataCCCATGTGCAACACACTCATTATGAAGACATCTTGCCAAAATGGGTAACCTGTACCTCTTTGCTGGACGTAATACATTCCAATGGGATTTCAAGTAGGGTGCAATATATACGGGGAAGGTTTCACATCACGTCTTCATTTTAACACAATTTACAGAATCATATTGCATATCATGTTAATTAATAGACATCAGTGAATGCTTCTAGAACAGTGTTTTATTGTAATATATTTGAAACGGCTACAACACTCTGACAGCCTTTGTGTTCATATGTTTACCACTATTCTGGTCGTATTTTGCTAAATACATATACAATTGCCTTAGTTTGAGAAGATTGTTCCCTGATAATACAAAATTACATTTTATACCCTCAATCCTGTTGGCCCAACTAACTGCACAGGGGTCATAACATATAATGCAGTGACTGTCCTCTTTCTTATAACATACACAAAGAGCCTGCGGGGTCTGAGTCCTGTTTTGTCCTTGTCacaacttccaccgaagttgtttTAAGATGGCAAATGCATTGTAATTGAACACCAACTTATGTAAGAGTCAGTTTGCTTTAATGGTTATCATGACACAGCAGAAGGGTCAGTTTAATTTGGCATCAATCAAgcgtttatttaaaaaaataatcagaGGGAAATCAAACCATAAAATCAACAAACATACAGAAAAACTTTAGAAAGTGTAGTTGAAGCACAAGAAACAAAACATGATAAATATAAATACTATAATCTGAAAGCCAAATATGGTTTCAGAGATGTACTACAAGTTGAACCCAATAAGGTACTGGGCTCAGCACTGCTCCTGTTCTGTGACACTTATAAGACTGCATTTGGATTGGCCGTGGTGTTTTGCAGTGTGGTCGTGGTGTTCTGTGGCTGCGCTGTCGGCTGCGTTGTCGGCTGCACTGTCGGCTGCTCTGCCGTGTAGTTGTGGATCCAGTCCAGGTAGTTGGACACGCGGGTGTAAATCCCGTAGTTCCCCGGCCGGGCGCACCCCTTTCCCCAGCTGACGATACCCAAAAGGAACGTGGTGTCTCTGTAGTGGGTGACCAGTGGTCCGCCGCTGTCCCCCTTACAGGAGTCCTGCTTGCCCTCAATGTAGCCGGCGCAGAACATGTTAGCCGTTAGCGTGACACCGCTCTTCTCAACGCAGTCCTGGGTACGTATACGTGGCACCTCCAGCCGCCGGAGGACACGTGACGTAGGGCCGTTCTCGCTGCGCCGGCCCCAGCCACTTACCGTGTGGAGGTTGATGGCCCAGAGCTCACGCTCCGCCATCGAGCGGGTGGGCAGGCAGACGGGCACGGCGAAAGGCGTCATAGTGATGGCAGTCTTCAGACGTAGCAGGGCGATGTCGCTGTCCGCCGTGTCTGACACGTAGCTGTTGTGCATGATGATCTCTGCCACATCTATGGTCTGTTCCGTACCCTCGTCTTTCTCTGTGTCATGTTCACCTGGGCACATGCAGAAAAGGTTGAAAAAACTCAGACTTCAACACACAACAGCTGTATTGACTCTTTTCTAAAGAAAAACAGTCCATACCTGCCACCACCTTCAGGTGCTGGGCCTTGATATTCTCCAAGCAGTGAGAGGCAGTGAGGATCCAGGTGGGTTTGTAGATGACTCCTCCACAAAAGCCCTTCTCATTTCTCACTAACAACACCTGTAGAAACACACCGTGGGGAAAGAGACTTCACCTCTACGTCAGATACATCAACTTGTCCGCCGCCACTGGTTCATACTGTACCTGCCAGGGGCAGTGACCCTTAGGGCACTCTGTTCCCCCCACGATGCGTGAACGGGGGTCCAACGGTACGTCTCCCTTCTCGGAGGCGCTGCCGTGCAGGACAGGAACCTTCCCACAGGCCATTGTTTCTGGAGCCACGAGAGACCAGaggtcatacagtgccttcagatagtATTCAAACccattgacttttcccacattttgtgacgttacagccttattctaaaattgattcaattaatACAAATCcatagcaatctacacacaataccccataatcacaaagcgaaaacaggttttaaaatttttgcacatttattacaaataaaaaacagatacctatttacataagtatttagtcactttactatgagactcaaaattgaactcaggtgcatcctgtttccattgatcatccttcagatgtttctacagcttgattagagtccacctagGGTgacttcaattgattggacatgatttgggaaaggcacacacctgtctatttaaagtCCCAGAGTTgccagtgcacgtcagagcaaaaaccaagccatgaggtcgaaggaattgtccgtagagtgcgGACAtatatctgaggaagggtaccaaaaaatgtctgcagcattgaaggtccccaagaacaaagtggcccacattattcttaaatggaagaagtttggaaccaccaagactcttcctagagctggccacccaggcaaacggagcaattgggggagaatggccttggtcagggaggtgaacaagaacctgatggtaactctgacagagctctagagttcctctgcggagatgggagaaccttccagatgggaaaccacctctgcagcactccaccaatcaggcctttatgatagcgtggccagatggaagccacacctcagtaaaaggcacatgacagcccacttggagtttgccaaaaggcacctaaagactctcagaccatgagaaacaagattctctggtatgatgaaaccaagaatgaactctttgtcctgaatgccaagagtcacgtctggaggaaacctggcaccatccctaaggtgaagcatggtggtggcagcatcatgctgtggggatgtttttcagtaacagggactgggagaatagtcaggatcgaggcaaatatgaacagagcaaagtacagagagatctttgatgtgcctagcttgtagcgtcatactcaagaagactcaaggctgtaatcgctaccaaaggtgcttcaacaaaatactgagtaaagggtctgaatacttgtaaatgtgatatcattttttaaaattgattagcaaacatttctaaaaacctgtttctgctttgtcattatggggtattgtgtgtagattgatgaggaaaaaggctgtaaagtaacacatttttttacaaaaagtaaaggggtctgacgactttctgaatgcacagagGGTGTATATACTACAACCAGAGCgtacgtcccaaatggcgccctatttccctatatagtgcactacttttgttaacgtactacactgagtgtacaaaacattaggaacacttgctctttccacaacatactgtagactgaccaggtgaaagttatgatcccttatttattccgtgtagatgaaggggaggagacaggttaaagaaggatttttaagccttgagacaattgagacatggattgtgtttgtatgccattcagagggtgaatgggcaagacaaaagatttagatgtctttgaacgaggtatggtagtagatgccaggcgcaccggtttgagtgtctcaagaactgcagcgctgctgggttttccacgctcaacaatttcctgtgtgtatcaagaatggtccaccacccaaaggacatccagccaacttgacacaaccgtgggaagcattggaatcaacaagggccagcaaccctgtggaacgttttagataccttgtagaatccatggcCTGACGAATTGAGCCTGTTATGAGGGTaaaaggggatgcaactcaataataagaaagtgttcctaatgttttgtacactcagtgtataggacataggatgccatttgggatgcatccacaGATAACatcatacatttattttattttttatttatttcacctttatttaaccaggtaggctagttgagaacaagttctcatttacaactgcgacctggccaagataaagcatagcagtgtgagcagacaatacagagttacacatggaataaacaattaacaagtcaataacacagtagaaaacaaagggggagtctatatacaatgtgtgcaaaaggcatgaggaggtagacgaatagttacaattttgcagattaacactggagtgataaatgatcagatggtcatgtacaggtagagatattggtgtgcaaaagagcagaaaagtaagtaaataaaaacagtttggggatgaggtaggtgaaaatgggtgggctatttaccaatagactatgtacag
Above is a genomic segment from Oncorhynchus tshawytscha isolate Ot180627B unplaced genomic scaffold, Otsh_v2.0 Un_scaffold_4246_pilon_pilon, whole genome shotgun sequence containing:
- the f7 gene encoding coagulation factor VII gives rise to the protein MWLHVLCLTLSIRCCHPASVFLARDQAHGLLIRPKRANSGWFEELKRGDLERECLEEKCSKEEAREVFEHEQATEEFWRNYNVQDSCQSDPCQNKGSCSSISGSSYTCLCLPGFSGRNCELAFKAIPDSCLHENGGCEHFCEEEGGRRNCSCADGYFLGTDGQRCLTQETMACGKVPVLHGSASEKGDVPLDPRSRIVGGTECPKGHCPWQVLLVRNEKGFCGGVIYKPTWILTASHCLENIKAQHLKVVAGEHDTEKDEGTEQTIDVAEIIMHNSYVSDTADSDIALLRLKTAITMTPFAVPVCLPTRSMAERELWAINLHTVSGWGRRSENGPTSRVLRRLEVPRIRTQDCVEKSGVTLTANMFCAGYIEGKQDSCKGDSGGPLVTHYRDTTFLLGIVSWGKGCARPGNYGIYTRVSNYLDWIHNYTAEQPTVQPTTQPTAQPQNTTTTLQNTTANPNAVL